A single window of Rhizobium sp. SL42 DNA harbors:
- a CDS encoding NAD-dependent epimerase, with amino-acid sequence MKVLVTGNAGFIGYHVAKRLIERGDEVVGFDVVNDYYDPALKEARLALLNEAAGRQGGRYSFIRANLADRTAVETCFADHSFDRVIHLAAQAGIRYSLENPHSYVESNLIGFTNILEACRHAQVAHLTYASTSSVYGANTKMPFSEHDMADHPLQFYAATKRANELMAHSYSHLFAMPTTGLRFFTVYGPWGRPDMALFKFTGNILEGQPITVFNNGNHTRDFTYIDDIVEGVIRASDAIAQANPDWDGSRQDPASSFAPFRLYNIGNSEPVNLIAYIEALERALGQTAIRQMLPRQPGDALDTYADVSDLIRELGYRPTVSVDEGVRRFVDWYRDFYKAGKPA; translated from the coding sequence ATGAAAGTCCTCGTGACCGGCAATGCGGGCTTCATCGGCTATCACGTCGCCAAGCGGTTGATCGAACGCGGCGACGAGGTGGTCGGCTTCGATGTCGTCAACGACTACTATGATCCTGCCTTGAAGGAGGCGCGACTGGCGCTGCTCAACGAAGCGGCAGGCAGGCAGGGTGGCCGCTATAGCTTCATTCGCGCCAATCTTGCCGATCGCACCGCCGTGGAAACCTGCTTTGCCGATCATAGCTTCGATCGGGTCATCCATTTGGCGGCACAGGCCGGCATTCGCTACAGCCTGGAAAACCCCCATTCCTATGTCGAAAGCAACCTGATCGGCTTCACCAATATTCTGGAGGCCTGCCGGCATGCGCAGGTCGCCCACCTGACCTATGCCTCCACGTCGAGCGTCTATGGCGCGAACACGAAGATGCCGTTCAGCGAGCACGACATGGCGGATCATCCGCTGCAGTTCTACGCCGCCACCAAGCGTGCCAACGAATTGATGGCACACAGCTATTCACATCTCTTCGCCATGCCGACCACTGGCCTGCGCTTCTTCACCGTCTACGGTCCGTGGGGTCGCCCGGATATGGCGCTGTTCAAGTTCACCGGGAATATCCTCGAAGGCCAGCCGATCACAGTCTTCAACAACGGCAATCACACCCGCGATTTCACCTATATCGACGACATCGTCGAAGGCGTGATCCGCGCCAGCGACGCGATCGCACAGGCCAACCCCGACTGGGACGGAAGCCGGCAGGATCCCGCATCGAGCTTTGCACCCTTCCGCCTCTACAACATCGGCAACAGCGAACCGGTGAACCTCATTGCCTATATCGAGGCCCTTGAACGGGCGTTGGGACAGACGGCAATCAGGCAAATGCTGCCGCGCCAGCCGGGCGACGCGCTCGACACCTATGCCGATGTTAGCGATCTCATCCGCGAGCTCGGCTATCGGCCGACCGTTTCCGTCGATGAGGGCGTCCGTCGTTTTGTCGACTGGTACCGTGACTTCTACAAGGCCGGAAAACCCGCCTGA
- a CDS encoding ABC transporter ATP-binding protein encodes MASIDIADVRKSYGIHPVLHGIDLEIKDGEFVVLVGPSGCGKSTLLRMIAGLEGVTDGEIRIDGKRVNDLAPKDRDIAMVFQSYALYPHMSVASNMSYSLRLRKIAKEKIASVVANAAGKLGLDPLMARRPKALSGGQRQRVAMGRAIVREPKAFLFDEPLSNLDARLREQMRAEIKKLHKDLGATSIYVTHDQIEAMTLADRIVAMHGGVIQQVGSPLELYDRPANLFVAGFIGSPGMNFFEGRYRTSGDAAEFTLDGGVVLPLGATANLPDGSAATLGIRPEHVVLGAEGPDLFKARVDLVEPTGFGIIVHLKLGPVAFKAFTLDRRFLGMQGEVSVGLPVANLHFFNEAGDKV; translated from the coding sequence ATGGCATCCATCGATATTGCCGACGTCCGCAAGTCCTACGGCATCCACCCGGTGCTGCATGGCATCGACCTGGAGATCAAGGATGGTGAATTCGTCGTGCTGGTCGGCCCTTCCGGTTGCGGCAAGTCCACGCTCTTGCGAATGATCGCCGGGCTTGAGGGTGTCACCGATGGCGAAATCCGCATCGACGGCAAACGGGTCAACGATCTCGCGCCGAAAGATCGCGACATTGCCATGGTGTTCCAATCCTATGCGCTCTACCCGCATATGAGCGTGGCCAGCAACATGAGCTACAGCCTGCGACTGCGGAAGATCGCCAAGGAGAAGATCGCCTCCGTGGTTGCCAATGCCGCCGGCAAGCTCGGGCTCGATCCGCTGATGGCGCGGCGTCCGAAGGCGCTGTCCGGTGGCCAGCGGCAGCGTGTCGCCATGGGGCGCGCCATCGTGCGCGAACCGAAAGCCTTCCTGTTCGACGAACCGCTATCCAACCTCGATGCGCGTCTGCGCGAACAGATGCGTGCCGAGATCAAGAAGCTGCACAAGGATCTTGGTGCCACTTCGATCTACGTCACCCATGACCAGATCGAGGCGATGACGCTTGCCGACCGGATTGTCGCCATGCATGGCGGCGTGATCCAGCAGGTCGGCAGCCCGCTCGAGCTCTATGACCGTCCGGCCAACCTGTTCGTCGCCGGCTTCATCGGATCGCCGGGCATGAACTTTTTCGAGGGCCGCTACCGGACCAGCGGGGATGCCGCGGAATTCACCCTCGACGGCGGTGTCGTCCTGCCGCTCGGCGCCACGGCCAATCTTCCCGACGGTAGTGCTGCTACGCTCGGTATACGGCCGGAGCATGTCGTCCTCGGTGCGGAAGGGCCCGATTTGTTCAAGGCAAGGGTCGATCTCGTCGAGCCGACCGGCTTCGGCATCATCGTGCATCTCAAGCTCGGCCCGGTCGCCTTCAAGGCGTTTACACTCGACCGGCGCTTCCTCGGCATGCAGGGTGAGGTCTCGGTCGGACTGCCGGTTGCCAACCTGCATTTCTTCAACGAGGCCGGCGACAAGGTCTAA
- a CDS encoding carbohydrate ABC transporter permease produces MTGTRVVSILAHRLAILGYVVFALFPLYWLLKVSVTPNKLLYSEGIRMWPSRTTFEHFEFVLRHSDFPIFFKNSLIVSGSTAIIVTVLASLAGYAMSRFTFRGKYWIVTLMLLTQMFPLVMLVAPIFKMLSPLGLTNSLTGLVIVYTAFNVPFATFLMQSFFDGIPKDLEEAAMIDGATQFVAFREIILPLTLPGIAATLGFVFTAAWSELLFSLMLISGNAAATFPVGLLSFVSKFSVDFGQMMAAGVMALIPACLFFLLIQRYLVQGLTAGAVKG; encoded by the coding sequence ATGACCGGCACACGTGTAGTCTCCATCCTCGCCCATCGACTGGCCATTCTCGGCTATGTGGTCTTTGCGCTCTTCCCGCTCTACTGGCTGCTCAAGGTCTCGGTCACACCCAACAAGCTGCTGTATTCCGAGGGTATCCGCATGTGGCCGTCGCGGACCACGTTCGAGCATTTCGAATTTGTCCTGCGCCACAGCGACTTTCCGATCTTCTTCAAGAACAGCCTGATCGTTTCGGGATCGACAGCGATCATCGTCACGGTGCTTGCCTCGCTTGCCGGCTATGCGATGTCGCGGTTCACCTTCCGGGGCAAATACTGGATCGTGACGTTGATGCTGCTGACCCAGATGTTCCCGCTGGTGATGCTGGTCGCGCCGATCTTCAAGATGCTGTCGCCGCTCGGCCTGACCAACAGCCTGACCGGTCTCGTCATCGTCTACACCGCGTTCAACGTGCCGTTTGCCACGTTCCTGATGCAGTCGTTTTTCGACGGCATTCCGAAGGACCTCGAGGAGGCGGCGATGATCGACGGCGCGACGCAGTTCGTGGCGTTTCGTGAGATCATCCTGCCGCTGACGCTGCCCGGCATCGCGGCGACTCTCGGCTTCGTCTTCACCGCGGCGTGGAGCGAGCTGCTGTTTTCGCTGATGCTGATTTCGGGCAATGCTGCGGCAACCTTCCCGGTCGGCCTCTTGTCCTTTGTCTCGAAATTCTCGGTCGATTTCGGACAGATGATGGCGGCGGGCGTCATGGCGCTGATACCCGCCTGCCTGTTCTTCCTGTTGATCCAACGTTATCTCGTGCAGGGCCTGACGGCCGGCGCCGTGAAAGGCTGA
- a CDS encoding carbohydrate ABC transporter permease — MASLAARGGGSPRDQRPLKKRLADASAPYLYSAPALILIVTVMLVPLILGISYAFRDIQLLKPFSGGFIGLDHFATLAKDENFYRALRNTLWWTGWSVVLQFIFGLTLALLLDKPFYGRGVVQALVFLPWAVPSFLAGLNWAWLFNPLVGPLPHWLFALGLMSEPANILADPQLSMWGPIIANVWWGIPFFAITLLAALQAIPRDLYEAASIDGAGPVQRFVSITLPFLAPTIAITVLLRTVWISNFADLIIVMTNGGPADRSQIVASYIFTQAFKRLDFGYASAIALVLLVLLITYSMLIVVLRQWLLSKD; from the coding sequence ATGGCTTCACTTGCAGCCCGTGGCGGCGGCTCACCAAGAGACCAGCGACCGCTGAAAAAGCGACTGGCGGATGCATCCGCGCCCTATCTCTACAGCGCACCGGCGCTGATCCTCATCGTCACCGTGATGCTGGTGCCGCTGATCCTGGGCATTTCCTATGCGTTCCGGGATATCCAGCTGCTCAAGCCGTTTTCCGGTGGCTTCATCGGCCTCGATCATTTTGCCACGCTGGCCAAGGACGAGAATTTCTATCGGGCGCTGAGAAACACGCTGTGGTGGACGGGCTGGTCGGTCGTTTTGCAATTCATCTTCGGCCTGACGCTGGCGCTTCTGCTCGACAAGCCGTTCTATGGCCGCGGTGTCGTCCAGGCGCTGGTCTTCCTGCCCTGGGCCGTGCCGAGCTTCCTCGCCGGCCTCAACTGGGCTTGGCTGTTCAATCCGCTGGTCGGCCCTCTGCCCCATTGGCTGTTTGCGCTCGGGCTGATGAGCGAGCCGGCCAATATCCTCGCCGACCCGCAGCTCTCGATGTGGGGCCCGATCATCGCCAATGTCTGGTGGGGCATTCCGTTCTTCGCCATCACGCTGCTGGCAGCGCTGCAGGCAATCCCGCGGGATCTCTACGAGGCAGCCAGCATTGACGGTGCCGGTCCGGTCCAGCGCTTCGTGTCGATCACCCTGCCATTTCTCGCGCCGACCATTGCCATCACGGTTCTCTTGCGCACGGTATGGATTTCCAATTTCGCCGACCTGATCATCGTCATGACCAATGGCGGGCCGGCCGATCGCAGCCAGATCGTCGCCAGCTACATCTTCACCCAGGCCTTCAAACGGCTGGATTTCGGTTACGCCTCGGCCATCGCACTGGTGCTGCTCGTGTTGCTGATCACCTATTCGATGCTGATCGTCGTGTTGCGGCAATGGCTGTTGAGCAAGGATTGA